A stretch of the Acidobacteriota bacterium genome encodes the following:
- a CDS encoding DUF1552 domain-containing protein, with amino-acid sequence MMIFKKALPRRTFLKTAGATVALPMLGSMMPALARPADATRATRLSFVYMPNGSIMSQWTPKGEGRAYELSPILKPLAPLKDRLLVISGLHNRPAEPLPGESAGGHARPAASYLTGIHLGKTGELGVSADQIAARELGKATQLASLELSLDQRAMVGSNDNADSDAYLNSLSWRSGKTPQPVETNPRAVFERLFGQSESTSAADRKRLIQQNRSILDAMTGDIKRLMNQVSTSDQSQVEEYLDSVREVERGIARAEQTTARELPVVQRPAGIPERYDDYARLMFDLQVLAFRTDMTRVTTFMLGIEKSDRIYREIGVDEAHHALSHHNGNTDMISKMVRIGTFHSEMFQYYLDKLQATPDGDGSLLDHSLVVYGSSMGDGSMHSPKNLPALLAGGGYGQVKGGRHLVFPMDTPHTNFLLTVLNLAGVSQEKFGDSSNKLDLLSLA; translated from the coding sequence ATGATGATCTTCAAGAAAGCACTGCCACGCCGCACGTTCCTGAAGACTGCGGGCGCCACGGTGGCGCTGCCCATGCTGGGTAGCATGATGCCGGCCCTTGCCCGGCCTGCCGACGCTACGCGAGCCACCCGGCTGTCATTCGTTTACATGCCCAACGGCAGCATCATGTCGCAGTGGACTCCGAAGGGCGAGGGGCGGGCCTACGAGCTGTCGCCGATCCTGAAGCCACTGGCGCCTTTGAAGGATCGCCTGCTAGTCATCAGCGGCCTGCACAACCGCCCAGCCGAGCCGCTGCCCGGCGAGAGTGCAGGCGGCCATGCGCGCCCGGCGGCATCCTATTTGACAGGAATTCATCTTGGCAAAACCGGTGAGCTCGGCGTTTCCGCTGACCAGATTGCCGCTCGCGAATTGGGCAAAGCCACCCAACTTGCTTCGCTCGAGCTTTCGCTCGACCAGCGCGCCATGGTGGGAAGCAATGACAATGCCGACAGCGACGCGTATCTGAACTCTCTCTCCTGGCGTAGCGGCAAAACTCCGCAGCCCGTGGAAACCAATCCCCGCGCGGTCTTCGAGCGGCTGTTCGGCCAGTCCGAGTCCACCAGCGCGGCCGATCGCAAGAGGCTGATCCAACAGAACCGCAGCATTCTGGATGCCATGACCGGCGACATCAAGCGCCTGATGAACCAGGTGAGCACCTCAGACCAGTCCCAGGTGGAAGAGTATCTGGACAGCGTGCGTGAGGTGGAGCGCGGCATCGCCAGAGCTGAACAGACCACCGCGCGTGAGTTGCCCGTGGTCCAACGCCCCGCCGGCATCCCGGAAAGATACGACGATTACGCGCGGCTAATGTTTGACCTTCAGGTGCTGGCCTTCCGTACCGACATGACCCGCGTCACCACCTTCATGCTGGGCATTGAGAAGAGCGACCGCATCTATCGCGAGATCGGCGTCGATGAGGCGCACCACGCGCTGTCGCACCACAACGGCAACACCGACATGATTTCGAAAATGGTCCGCATCGGCACGTTCCACTCCGAGATGTTCCAATATTATCTCGACAAGCTGCAGGCGACGCCCGATGGCGACGGCTCATTGCTCGATCACTCACTGGTCGTCTACGGCAGCTCGATGGGCGATGGCAGCATGCACTCGCCAAAGAATCTTCCTGCGCTGCTTGCCGGCGGAGGATACGGACAGGTCAAGGGCGGCCGGCACCTGGTTTTTCCCATGGATACGCCGCATACCAACTTCCTGCTCACCGTGCTGAACCTGGCCGGTGTGTCTCAGGAAAAATTCGGCGACAGCAGCAATAAACTCGATCTGCTTTCTCTTGCCTAG